One Bradyrhizobium sp. ISRA464 genomic window carries:
- a CDS encoding cytochrome P450, translating to MNEHVQSARSEPLFNPLAPEFIRNPYPHYEQLRTMDPMHVNAHGAFVASRHAEVSLVLRDKRFGKDYVDRTIRRYGPKIMEEPVFRSMSHWMLQQDPPDHTRLRGLVVKAFTARRVEDMRPRIQQIVNETLDRIIPQGKMDLIEDFAFRLPVTIICDMLGIPEEHRETFYKSSRDGGRLLDPVPLSAEEIKQGNAGNAMAAMYFHQLFELRRKQPGDDLITQLVQAEEDGQKLTNEELTANIILLFGAGHETTVNLIGNGLLALHRNPDQLALLKANPGLITNAIEEFLRYDSSVQLTGRVALEDIEDLGGKRIPKGESVLCLLGSANHDPAVYPDHPERLDIQRPNVRPLSFGGGIHFCLGAQLAWIEAEIAISTLLRRIPDLRLDDAENPEWRPTFVLRGLKRLPASW from the coding sequence ATGAACGAGCACGTTCAGTCGGCGCGCAGCGAACCGCTCTTCAATCCACTGGCGCCCGAATTCATCCGCAATCCCTATCCGCACTACGAGCAGCTGCGGACCATGGACCCCATGCACGTCAACGCGCACGGCGCCTTCGTCGCCAGCCGTCACGCCGAGGTGAGCCTCGTGCTGCGCGACAAGCGCTTCGGTAAGGACTATGTCGACCGCACGATCCGCCGCTATGGCCCCAAGATCATGGAGGAACCGGTCTTCCGCAGCATGAGCCACTGGATGCTGCAGCAGGATCCGCCCGATCACACCCGCCTGCGCGGCCTCGTCGTGAAGGCCTTTACTGCGCGCCGGGTCGAGGACATGCGGCCGCGCATCCAGCAAATCGTCAACGAGACGCTCGACCGCATCATCCCGCAGGGGAAGATGGACCTGATCGAGGATTTCGCCTTCCGCCTGCCGGTGACGATCATCTGCGACATGCTGGGAATTCCCGAGGAGCATCGCGAGACCTTCTACAAGAGCTCGCGTGACGGCGGTCGCCTGCTGGATCCGGTTCCACTCTCGGCCGAGGAGATCAAGCAGGGCAACGCCGGCAACGCGATGGCGGCGATGTACTTCCACCAGCTCTTCGAGCTGCGCCGCAAGCAGCCCGGCGACGACCTCATCACGCAGCTCGTGCAGGCCGAGGAGGACGGCCAGAAGCTGACCAACGAAGAGCTCACCGCCAACATCATCCTGCTGTTCGGCGCCGGCCACGAGACCACGGTGAACCTGATCGGCAATGGCCTGCTGGCGCTGCATCGCAACCCGGACCAGCTCGCGCTGCTCAAGGCCAATCCGGGCCTGATCACCAATGCGATCGAGGAGTTCCTGCGCTACGATTCCTCGGTGCAGCTGACCGGCCGCGTCGCGCTCGAGGATATCGAGGATCTCGGCGGCAAGCGCATCCCGAAGGGCGAGAGCGTGCTGTGCCTGCTCGGTTCGGCCAATCACGATCCGGCGGTCTATCCCGACCATCCGGAACGGCTCGACATCCAGCGACCGAACGTGAGGCCGCTGTCGTTCGGCGGCGGCATCCATTTTTGCCTCGGCGCTCAGCTGGCGTGGATCGAGGCCGAGATCGCGATCTCGACCCTGCTGCGCCGGATTCCGGACCTGCGGCTCGATGACGCGGAAAATCCGGAATGGCGGCCGACCTTCGTGCTGCGCGGGCTGAAGCGGCTGCCTGCGAGCTGGTGA
- a CDS encoding AsmA-like C-terminal region-containing protein, producing the protein MQTTLLGLAIAFILALVAALVGPYFVDWNQFRPQFEEEATKIIGAPVRVAGDLDARLLPAPSLRLNNVTVGGANDLGKVRAGKLDVEFSLSSLMRGEWRATELTINGVSLDLGLDPKGRIDWPVSSGTFNLASLAIDRLNLTGRIALHDAASRSTLELSDIAFSGDVRSLAGSIRGDGNFMFGGNRYPFRVSSGPLPDGNGTRLHVGIDPGQRPLSADLDGVLTFEARAPRFEGTVALASAPSQRGRSDEPPWRIAGKVKADHSAARLDQVEVSYGAEDRALKLAGSGDVRFGAEPLLRASLSARQLDADKFVAKDASDSNAEPAHVLPTLRAVFSGLTQSPIPAQIELASEQIMLGGRPLQDVSAELQSDAKSWMVRRLEFRAPGSTRVSMSGGSAQSGTPNGFKTALDIESSDPDALMVWLQGRGDIAYRSQKPLRLRGDVSVSPAGFAIDALRAELEGGTLEGRVAVSHREATKGSKVEAQLKADQLDFDATAAFVRSLLGPQAEWPDEARLSLDVGRAISAGQEFRPLLAKIAYSPKDIVLERLKIGQADNVTLDSSGNFDRVNSTGKLAIDATAASLGRIAAMVQPFAPSLAARLGMLRADAGPVRAKLALDLGKGKGQAADRTTAQATLDLEAPQVKGRTVISATPPVAAIRGLDLNALGRSDIAAEAKFSAGEGSALLALLGLDHAIAAGAGPAQFEGTVSGAWRAPLRVKARLWGAGLDADAEGTAEPWAKDAKSNLSLRVRSADISPLLDLKSSDQTANIRLSSRVSLVGDKLTFDDLDSIVAGSRLRGHLALTLADEKSVEGELGLDQITLAPIFATAIGAAGHDATAPLGAVSTKGWRGKVTFEALRGVLPGGAELQPVSGTLRSDGQSLTFDRIKGKIGGGEATASIDARQGVNGLALNANVQLSNVDGSALRYRNLAMPKGRASMQMTLLTQGRSTSALMGALSGSGTVTLEGMSLPGLDPRAFDVAIRASDSGQATDDARLKQIVEPVLAGGALPIASAQIPFNIRDGRIRVGATTLAASGANATVSGGYDIPADQADIRAALASTQIGTANSRPEIQLLAVGTPDGLTRSVDIAALSSWLAVRAIDRETRRLDAIERGDPPPSPDSVPSAIPQPAIPSPDAPNANPAALSPADVPLPGRDPRRLLAPKPKIVAPPRPPAATAPAVAPPAPIASQSQVAPLPPPIEVKPPPGTVKPKLRPPLSLTPQVANPPPRPAMQN; encoded by the coding sequence GTGCAGACGACGCTGCTCGGCTTGGCAATCGCATTCATTCTTGCACTGGTGGCCGCGCTGGTCGGTCCATATTTCGTCGACTGGAACCAGTTCAGGCCGCAGTTCGAGGAGGAGGCGACGAAGATCATCGGCGCGCCGGTTCGCGTGGCCGGCGACCTTGACGCGCGCCTGCTGCCGGCGCCGTCGCTGCGATTGAACAACGTCACCGTCGGCGGCGCCAATGATCTCGGCAAGGTCCGGGCCGGCAAGCTCGACGTCGAGTTCAGCCTGAGCTCCCTGATGCGCGGCGAATGGCGCGCGACCGAGCTCACCATCAACGGCGTGTCGCTCGATCTCGGGCTCGATCCGAAAGGGCGGATCGATTGGCCGGTATCGAGCGGGACCTTCAATCTGGCATCGCTCGCGATCGACCGTCTCAACCTCACTGGCCGCATTGCGCTGCATGATGCGGCGAGCCGCAGCACGCTCGAGCTGAGCGATATTGCCTTCAGCGGCGATGTCCGCTCGCTTGCCGGTTCGATCCGCGGCGACGGCAATTTCATGTTCGGCGGAAACCGCTATCCATTCCGGGTTTCTTCGGGACCGTTGCCTGACGGCAACGGCACCCGCCTGCACGTCGGCATCGATCCTGGCCAGCGGCCGCTGTCGGCCGATCTCGATGGCGTCCTCACCTTCGAGGCGCGCGCACCGCGGTTCGAGGGGACCGTGGCGCTGGCGAGCGCGCCGAGCCAGCGTGGCCGAAGTGATGAGCCGCCGTGGCGGATCGCGGGCAAGGTGAAGGCCGACCATTCGGCCGCACGCCTCGATCAGGTCGAGGTGAGCTATGGCGCGGAAGACCGTGCGCTGAAGCTTGCAGGCAGCGGCGATGTCCGCTTTGGCGCCGAGCCGCTGCTGCGTGCCTCGCTCTCGGCGCGGCAACTCGACGCCGACAAGTTCGTCGCCAAGGACGCCAGTGACAGCAATGCCGAGCCGGCGCACGTGTTGCCGACGTTGCGCGCGGTCTTCTCGGGCCTTACGCAAAGCCCGATTCCGGCGCAGATCGAGCTGGCATCCGAGCAGATCATGCTCGGCGGCCGTCCCTTGCAGGACGTTTCGGCAGAGCTGCAGTCGGACGCAAAATCCTGGATGGTGCGCCGGCTGGAGTTCCGCGCGCCGGGATCGACACGGGTCTCGATGAGCGGCGGCAGCGCGCAAAGCGGCACGCCGAACGGCTTCAAGACCGCGCTCGATATCGAATCGTCCGATCCCGATGCGCTGATGGTCTGGCTGCAGGGGCGGGGTGACATCGCCTATCGCAGCCAGAAACCGTTGCGGTTGCGCGGCGACGTCTCGGTGTCGCCGGCCGGCTTTGCGATCGATGCGCTGAGGGCGGAGCTCGAGGGTGGTACCCTCGAAGGCCGCGTTGCAGTCTCGCATCGCGAAGCGACCAAGGGATCGAAGGTCGAGGCGCAGTTGAAAGCGGACCAGCTCGATTTCGATGCGACCGCGGCCTTCGTCCGTTCGCTGCTCGGGCCGCAGGCCGAATGGCCCGACGAGGCACGGTTGTCGCTCGACGTCGGGCGCGCCATCTCCGCAGGCCAGGAATTCCGGCCGCTGCTGGCGAAGATCGCCTACAGCCCCAAGGACATCGTGCTTGAACGCCTGAAGATCGGCCAAGCCGACAACGTCACGCTGGACAGCAGCGGCAACTTCGACCGGGTCAATTCGACCGGCAAGCTGGCGATCGATGCCACGGCTGCGTCGCTCGGCCGGATTGCCGCGATGGTTCAGCCATTCGCGCCGTCGCTTGCCGCGCGGCTCGGCATGCTCCGGGCGGATGCCGGGCCGGTCCGCGCGAAGCTTGCGCTCGATCTCGGCAAGGGCAAAGGACAGGCTGCCGACCGCACCACCGCGCAGGCGACGCTCGATCTCGAAGCGCCGCAGGTCAAGGGGCGCACGGTGATATCGGCGACGCCACCGGTCGCTGCGATCCGCGGGCTGGATCTCAATGCGCTCGGTCGCAGCGACATTGCCGCCGAGGCCAAATTTTCGGCCGGCGAGGGTAGCGCCCTGCTGGCGCTGCTTGGACTTGACCATGCGATTGCGGCCGGCGCCGGCCCTGCGCAGTTCGAGGGCACGGTGAGCGGCGCGTGGCGTGCGCCGTTGCGGGTGAAGGCCAGGCTGTGGGGCGCGGGACTCGATGCGGATGCGGAGGGGACCGCGGAGCCGTGGGCGAAGGATGCCAAATCGAACCTCAGCCTCCGCGTTCGCAGCGCCGACATCAGTCCGCTGCTCGATCTGAAATCATCAGATCAGACCGCAAACATCCGCCTGTCGTCGCGGGTGAGCCTTGTCGGCGACAAGCTGACCTTCGACGATCTCGACAGCATCGTTGCGGGTTCACGGTTGCGCGGGCATCTCGCATTGACGCTCGCCGACGAGAAGAGCGTCGAGGGCGAGCTCGGTCTCGACCAGATCACGCTGGCGCCGATCTTTGCGACCGCAATCGGCGCCGCGGGGCATGATGCGACGGCGCCGCTCGGCGCAGTATCGACCAAGGGCTGGCGCGGCAAGGTGACGTTCGAGGCGTTGCGCGGCGTGCTGCCCGGTGGCGCCGAGCTTCAGCCGGTGAGCGGCACGCTCAGGTCCGACGGACAGTCGCTGACCTTCGACCGCATCAAGGGCAAGATCGGCGGCGGCGAGGCGACCGCCAGCATCGATGCGCGGCAGGGAGTCAACGGACTGGCGTTGAACGCGAACGTTCAGCTTTCGAACGTCGACGGCTCGGCGCTGCGTTATCGCAATCTTGCGATGCCGAAGGGCCGTGCCTCGATGCAGATGACGCTGTTGACGCAGGGCCGCAGCACCTCGGCGCTGATGGGTGCGCTCTCCGGCAGCGGCACCGTGACGCTGGAGGGGATGAGCCTCCCAGGCCTCGATCCGCGGGCGTTCGATGTCGCGATCCGCGCCAGCGACAGCGGGCAGGCGACCGACGATGCGCGGCTGAAGCAGATCGTCGAGCCGGTGCTCGCGGGCGGCGCGCTGCCGATCGCGTCAGCGCAAATTCCGTTCAATATCCGTGACGGCCGCATCCGCGTCGGCGCCACCACGCTTGCGGCCAGTGGCGCCAATGCCACCGTATCGGGAGGCTACGACATTCCGGCCGATCAGGCCGACATCCGCGCCGCGCTGGCTTCGACGCAAATCGGCACCGCCAACAGCCGTCCGGAAATCCAGTTGCTCGCGGTGGGCACGCCCGACGGACTGACGCGCAGCGTCGACATCGCGGCGTTGTCCTCCTGGCTTGCGGTGCGTGCGATCGATCGCGAGACGCGGCGGCTCGACGCAATCGAGCGCGGCGACCCGCCACCGTCACCGGATTCCGTGCCGTCGGCGATCCCGCAACCTGCCATACCTTCGCCCGATGCGCCGAATGCCAATCCGGCGGCGTTGTCCCCTGCGGATGTGCCGCTGCCCGGTCGCGATCCGCGCCGCCTGCTGGCCCCGAAGCCGAAGATCGTGGCGCCGCCGCGTCCGCCGGCCGCCACGGCGCCTGCTGTTGCGCCGCCAGCGCCGATCGCAAGCCAGTCGCAGGTCGCGCCGCTGCCGCCGCCAATCGAGGTCAAGCCGCCGCCCGGCACGGTCAAGCCGAAGCTGCGGCCGCCATTGTCGCTGACGCCACAGGTCGCCAATCCGCCGCCGCGGCCAGCGATGCAGAACTAG
- a CDS encoding VOC family protein, with protein MKVKRIVANIAATDVAAAGRFYRDILGLEPLMDFGWIATYGSSETMQAQISIASEGGSGTPVPDLSIEVDDLDEALRRVTAARIRIDYGPADEPWGVRRFFVRDPFGRLVNILQHR; from the coding sequence ATGAAAGTCAAACGCATCGTCGCCAACATTGCCGCCACCGACGTGGCGGCAGCGGGACGATTCTATCGGGATATCCTCGGGCTCGAGCCGCTGATGGATTTCGGTTGGATTGCGACCTACGGCTCATCCGAAACGATGCAGGCTCAAATCAGCATCGCATCCGAAGGCGGCTCCGGCACGCCGGTGCCCGATCTCTCGATCGAGGTCGACGATCTCGACGAGGCGCTTCGTCGCGTGACGGCGGCCCGCATCAGGATCGACTATGGGCCGGCGGACGAGCCATGGGGTGTGCGGCGCTTCTTCGTCCGCGATCCATTCGGCCGGCTGGTCAATATTCTCCAGCACCGTTGA
- a CDS encoding ribbon-helix-helix domain-containing protein yields MKSPVVKRSIVVAGHKTSVSLEEAFWNGMKEISGLRNMTLSELVGEIDSNRQQGNLSSAIRLFVLDYFRSRATPAVPADVRPQQVDTRQQA; encoded by the coding sequence ATGAAATCTCCCGTCGTCAAGCGTTCGATCGTCGTTGCCGGACACAAGACCAGCGTTAGCCTCGAAGAGGCGTTCTGGAACGGCATGAAGGAGATTTCCGGTCTTCGAAACATGACGCTGTCGGAACTGGTCGGCGAGATCGACAGCAATCGCCAGCAGGGCAACCTTTCCTCGGCGATCCGTCTCTTCGTGCTGGATTATTTCCGCTCGCGCGCCACGCCGGCCGTGCCGGCCGATGTCAGGCCGCAACAGGTCGATACGCGCCAGCAGGCGTGA
- a CDS encoding DUF4169 family protein encodes MGDVVNLKRFRKRNEREQAAKQADANRALFGRTKAERARDEFLAERSARLLDQHHIDGGEAS; translated from the coding sequence ATGGGCGACGTGGTCAACTTGAAACGATTCAGGAAGCGCAACGAGCGCGAACAAGCAGCAAAGCAGGCCGACGCCAACCGTGCGCTATTTGGCCGCACCAAGGCCGAACGCGCGCGCGACGAGTTTCTCGCCGAGCGCAGTGCGCGCCTGCTCGATCAGCATCACATCGATGGCGGAGAAGCGTCATGA
- the fumC gene encoding class II fumarate hydratase: MARSTTQSKATTRSETDSFGSIDVPADRYWGAQTERSRQNFRIGHDRMPIAIVHALGIVKLAAAMTNRELGLLDARRAGVIIRAAKEVIESKLDDHFPLVVWQTGSGTQTNMNLNEVIANRANQMLGGELGAKKPIHPNDHVNMSQSSNDSFPTAMHIAAATRIVADLIPALTELHRELRKKEKAFARIVKIGRTHTQDATPLTLGQEFSGYAAQVESGIARLRVAVKDLFPLAQGGTAVGTGLNSKPKFARTFAGHVAKITRLPFTSAANKFEALASNDAYVLVHGAINSVATGLFKIANDIRFLGSGPRSGLGELILPENEPGSSIMPGKVNPTQCEAVTMVCCQVFGNETAITIAGSQGHFELNVYKPVLAYCMMNSIQLLSDVVRSFTEHCVVGIRADEKRISELMQRSLMLVTALAPKIGYDNAAKVAKAAHARGTTLKEEALRLGFVSADEFDRLVQPDKMTHPG; the protein is encoded by the coding sequence ATGGCCCGATCGACCACACAATCCAAGGCAACCACCCGCAGCGAGACCGACAGCTTCGGTTCGATCGATGTTCCTGCCGACCGCTACTGGGGCGCGCAGACCGAACGCTCGCGGCAGAATTTCAGGATCGGCCACGACCGGATGCCGATTGCGATCGTCCATGCGCTCGGCATCGTCAAGCTCGCGGCGGCGATGACCAATCGCGAGCTCGGCCTGCTCGATGCGCGCCGCGCCGGCGTCATCATCCGCGCCGCCAAGGAGGTCATCGAGAGCAAGCTCGACGATCATTTCCCGCTGGTGGTCTGGCAGACCGGCTCGGGCACGCAGACCAACATGAACCTCAACGAGGTGATCGCCAATCGCGCCAACCAGATGCTCGGCGGCGAGCTCGGCGCCAAGAAGCCGATCCATCCGAACGATCACGTCAACATGAGCCAGTCGTCGAATGATTCATTCCCGACCGCGATGCACATCGCGGCCGCGACGCGGATCGTCGCCGACCTGATTCCTGCGCTGACCGAACTGCATCGCGAGTTGCGCAAGAAGGAGAAGGCGTTCGCCAGGATCGTCAAGATCGGGCGCACGCACACCCAGGACGCAACGCCGCTGACGCTCGGCCAGGAATTCTCCGGCTACGCTGCGCAGGTCGAGAGCGGCATCGCGCGACTGCGCGTGGCGGTGAAGGATTTGTTTCCGCTGGCGCAGGGCGGCACCGCCGTCGGTACCGGGCTGAACTCGAAGCCGAAATTCGCCAGGACCTTTGCCGGGCATGTCGCCAAGATCACCAGGCTGCCGTTCACCAGTGCCGCTAACAAGTTCGAGGCGCTGGCCTCGAACGACGCTTATGTGCTGGTGCACGGCGCGATCAATTCGGTGGCGACCGGCCTGTTCAAGATCGCCAACGACATCCGCTTCCTCGGATCGGGCCCGCGCTCGGGTCTCGGCGAATTGATCCTTCCCGAGAACGAGCCGGGCTCGTCGATCATGCCGGGCAAGGTGAACCCGACCCAGTGCGAGGCGGTGACCATGGTCTGCTGCCAGGTGTTCGGCAATGAGACCGCGATCACGATCGCCGGCAGCCAGGGGCATTTCGAGCTAAACGTGTACAAGCCCGTTTTGGCATATTGTATGATGAATTCCATTCAATTGCTGTCCGACGTCGTTCGTTCGTTTACCGAGCATTGCGTTGTCGGCATACGCGCAGACGAAAAGCGCATCAGCGAATTGATGCAGCGTTCGCTGATGCTGGTGACGGCGCTCGCGCCGAAGATCGGCTACGACAACGCGGCCAAGGTCGCGAAGGCCGCGCATGCGCGCGGAACGACGTTGAAGGAAGAAGCCCTGCGGCTTGGCTTTGTATCTGCAGATGAATTTGATCGCCTCGTGCAGCCGGACAAAATGACACACCCGGGGTGA
- a CDS encoding ClpXP protease specificity-enhancing factor SspB, whose amino-acid sequence MATDHIRYDVLARDALRGVLRQVLADAAEHGLPGEHHFYITFLSTAAGVKLSPRLLAQYPEEMTIILQHQFWDLVVTEDRFEVGLSFGGIPERLTVPFAAVTRFLDPSAPFDLQFDASDAVAEAAPSQLPAAPPVSPVPAQPARVAADTNAAETEEEPTKPSEGAEVVRLDRFRKK is encoded by the coding sequence ATGGCGACCGATCACATCCGATATGACGTGCTGGCGCGGGATGCGCTGCGCGGGGTGCTGCGCCAGGTCCTGGCCGACGCCGCCGAACATGGCCTGCCGGGCGAGCACCATTTCTACATCACCTTCCTGTCGACCGCCGCCGGGGTGAAGCTCTCGCCGCGGCTGCTCGCGCAATATCCGGAGGAGATGACCATCATCCTGCAGCACCAGTTCTGGGACCTGGTGGTGACGGAGGATCGGTTCGAGGTCGGCCTGTCGTTCGGCGGAATCCCCGAGCGGCTGACCGTGCCCTTCGCCGCCGTGACACGCTTCCTCGATCCGTCCGCGCCGTTCGACCTGCAGTTCGACGCCTCGGATGCGGTGGCCGAAGCCGCTCCATCCCAGCTGCCGGCCGCGCCGCCGGTGAGCCCCGTTCCTGCACAACCTGCCCGCGTAGCGGCCGACACCAATGCGGCCGAGACCGAGGAAGAGCCGACGAAGCCCAGCGAAGGCGCCGAGGTGGTGCGGCTCGATCGTTTCCGCAAGAAATAA
- a CDS encoding chromate transporter has product MPPDSSPVAAPAPDAPLPCQPSLLELFLAFAKMSLAGFGGVLVWARRGIVEQHRWMTAEEFNETFALCHFLPGPNIVNLSVVFGSRFRGIAGGLAAFAGLVGPPLVIATVLAALYARYGEIDALRRTLAGVSCAAVGLLFAVVFKMMMPLLKRRDVVGLVVMTAVFAAIGLVRWPLQSVLLVAIPLSLAITILTRREVKA; this is encoded by the coding sequence ATGCCTCCGGATTCCTCTCCGGTTGCCGCCCCGGCGCCGGACGCCCCTCTGCCATGTCAGCCCAGCCTGCTCGAGCTGTTCCTTGCTTTTGCCAAGATGTCGCTCGCCGGCTTTGGCGGGGTGCTGGTCTGGGCCCGCCGGGGCATCGTCGAGCAGCACCGCTGGATGACGGCGGAGGAGTTCAACGAGACCTTCGCGCTGTGCCATTTCCTACCCGGTCCGAACATCGTCAATCTGTCGGTGGTGTTCGGCTCACGGTTTCGCGGCATCGCGGGCGGGCTCGCCGCCTTCGCCGGCCTGGTCGGCCCGCCGCTCGTGATCGCGACCGTCCTCGCCGCACTTTATGCGCGCTACGGCGAGATCGATGCGCTGCGCCGCACGCTGGCCGGCGTGTCCTGCGCGGCAGTCGGCCTTCTGTTCGCCGTCGTCTTCAAGATGATGATGCCGCTGCTCAAGCGGCGCGACGTCGTCGGCCTCGTCGTCATGACCGCGGTGTTCGCTGCGATCGGGCTGGTTCGATGGCCGCTGCAGAGCGTGCTGCTGGTCGCGATTCCGCTCAGCCTTGCGATCACGATCTTGACACGCCGCGAGGTGAAGGCATGA
- a CDS encoding chromate transporter, with translation MSADPNPTATLVWTFGLMSLFAVGGANSAIPEMHRVAVDVHHWMTDKQFADVFAISQLSPGPNVLIVTLIGYSVAGVAGALAATVAMCGPTALLAYYVSRFLERSRHSSWPAILQAALVPLSIGLMAASGLIVAQTSDQSWIAALITIVAATLAFATRINPLWILLAGGIFGFAGVV, from the coding sequence ATGAGCGCAGATCCCAATCCGACCGCAACGCTGGTCTGGACCTTCGGCCTGATGTCGCTGTTTGCGGTGGGCGGCGCCAATTCGGCAATTCCGGAAATGCACCGTGTCGCGGTCGACGTGCATCACTGGATGACCGACAAGCAGTTCGCCGATGTCTTCGCGATCTCGCAATTGTCGCCGGGACCGAACGTGCTGATCGTGACGCTGATAGGCTATTCTGTCGCAGGGGTCGCCGGAGCATTAGCCGCCACCGTTGCGATGTGCGGACCGACCGCACTGCTTGCCTATTATGTGAGCCGTTTCCTCGAACGATCGCGTCATTCGAGCTGGCCCGCGATCCTGCAGGCGGCGTTGGTTCCGCTGTCGATCGGGCTGATGGCGGCGAGCGGACTGATCGTGGCGCAGACATCAGACCAAAGTTGGATCGCTGCCCTGATCACGATTGTCGCAGCTACGCTTGCCTTCGCGACACGGATCAATCCGCTCTGGATATTGCTTGCCGGCGGCATTTTTGGTTTTGCTGGCGTTGTCTGA
- a CDS encoding tripartite tricarboxylate transporter TctB family protein, protein MSDTPSQAPVKSILPKWVRGPQDFVGGIALLALAVFALWASSDLQGMHGFSFGAGTAPRIFAVLLLLLGAGVAVMGILKDGPAIAAYSWRGPLFVALSILFFAMAIRPLGLVVSAFSSFLIAALGSHETKWLEAIIVGACLTLGCALLFPYVLGLPMPMFPRFLIQ, encoded by the coding sequence ATGAGTGACACGCCGAGCCAGGCGCCAGTCAAATCCATCTTGCCGAAATGGGTGCGTGGACCGCAGGACTTTGTCGGCGGCATCGCCCTGTTGGCGCTCGCCGTGTTTGCGCTGTGGGCGTCCAGCGATCTGCAGGGCATGCATGGCTTCTCGTTCGGCGCAGGCACCGCGCCGCGCATCTTCGCGGTGCTGCTGTTGCTGCTTGGGGCCGGCGTTGCGGTGATGGGAATCCTCAAGGATGGTCCGGCCATCGCAGCCTATTCCTGGCGCGGCCCGCTGTTCGTGGCGCTGTCGATCCTGTTCTTCGCCATGGCGATCAGGCCGCTCGGGCTCGTCGTCTCCGCCTTCTCGAGCTTCCTGATCGCGGCGCTCGGCTCGCATGAGACGAAGTGGCTCGAGGCCATTATCGTCGGCGCGTGCCTGACGCTCGGCTGCGCGCTCCTTTTCCCTTACGTGCTGGGACTGCCGATGCCGATGTTCCCGCGCTTCCTGATCCAGTGA